A window from Littorina saxatilis isolate snail1 linkage group LG9, US_GU_Lsax_2.0, whole genome shotgun sequence encodes these proteins:
- the LOC138976365 gene encoding transmembrane protein 47-like, which produces MESGEVRVFRPFKLLAVIMSIIAFVLMIVSVAGPDWMEVSFHQGEAKSWGLWWDCFKVNGSFQMCVQTDWLFACGALVLIGLICMLVASILGCIGLCTHKRLLYVAAGAISIFSIVLQIICLIIYPVKFTEEVKDDKHNRAETQRFDLDWTYGVAWGAVCFMIGAAILFLIKVDETQEVTQQKDNTPPPYYLNYTRA; this is translated from the exons ATGGAAAGTGGAGAAGTGCGGGTGTTTCGCCCTTTCAAG CTGCTTGCAGTGATCATGAGCATCATCGCCTTTGTGCTGATGATAGTGTCGGTGGCGGGGCCGGACTGGATGGAGGTGTCGTTCCATCAGGGCGAGGCCAAGTCCTGGGGGCTGTGGTGGGACTGTTTCAAGGTCAACGGCTCCTTCCAGATGTGTGTGCAGACCG aCTGGCTGTTTGCGTGTGGGGCGCTGGTGCTGATAGGACTAATCTGCATGCTGGTGGCGTCCATTCTGGGCTGCATCGGTctctgcacacacaaacgctTGCTCTACGTCGCCGCCGGTGCCATCAGCATCTTTTCAA TTGTGCTCCAGATTATCTGCCTGATTATCTACCCTGTCAAGTTCACAGAAGAG GTAAAGGATGACAAACACAACAGAGCCGAGACGCAGCGCTTTGACCTTGACTGGACATATGGGGTCGCCTGGGGTGCCGTCTGCTTCATGATCGGGGCGGCCATCTTGTTTCTCATCAAGGTCGACGAGACGCAGGAAGTGACACAGCAAAAGGACAACACACCGCCACCCTACTACCTTAATTATACGCGGGCTTGA